A genomic stretch from Candidatus Kapaibacterium thiocyanatum includes:
- a CDS encoding aspartate-semialdehyde dehydrogenase, producing the protein MHILVVGATGLVGRTMLRVLEERNFPVDRLTLLASPRSAGIVIPFRGEDYPVLPLDEATMTGPLKALLPKSIALFSAGGSVSREWAPKFAAAGSTAIDNSSCWRMDPNVPLVVPEVNAADALTNSGIIANPNCSTIQMVVALKPLHEAFGLKRVVVSTYQSVSGAGQKGVDQLRDEIAGRVPSSRITEHTLAYNAVFHNIAEAEGGSEEEIKMQRETRRIMHLPDLRIAVTCVRIPVTGGHAESIAIETERPITPSAARDVLAAAPGIVIQDDPANGVYPMPLSAQDTDPVYVGRLRRDDSVENGLMMWVVSDNLRKGAATNAVQIAETLM; encoded by the coding sequence ATGCACATCCTCGTCGTAGGCGCCACAGGACTCGTGGGCCGCACCATGCTCCGCGTTCTCGAAGAACGCAATTTTCCGGTCGACCGATTGACGTTGCTCGCTTCGCCGCGTTCGGCCGGAATCGTCATCCCCTTCCGTGGTGAAGATTACCCGGTATTGCCTCTGGACGAGGCGACGATGACGGGGCCATTGAAAGCGCTTCTCCCGAAATCCATCGCACTGTTCTCGGCAGGCGGCAGCGTGTCCCGGGAGTGGGCTCCGAAGTTCGCCGCGGCCGGATCCACGGCCATCGACAATTCGAGCTGCTGGCGTATGGACCCGAACGTTCCGCTCGTCGTGCCGGAAGTGAATGCCGCCGATGCCCTCACGAACAGCGGCATCATCGCCAATCCGAACTGCTCGACGATACAGATGGTCGTGGCACTCAAACCTCTGCACGAGGCATTCGGGTTGAAACGTGTCGTCGTCAGTACCTATCAGAGCGTCAGCGGTGCCGGACAGAAGGGCGTGGACCAATTGCGCGACGAGATCGCGGGACGTGTTCCGTCGTCACGCATCACCGAACACACGCTTGCCTACAATGCCGTGTTCCACAACATCGCCGAAGCCGAAGGCGGGTCGGAAGAGGAGATCAAGATGCAGCGTGAAACACGCCGTATCATGCACCTGCCCGATCTGCGTATCGCCGTGACCTGCGTGCGTATTCCCGTCACCGGTGGTCATGCCGAGTCCATCGCCATCGAAACCGAGCGTCCCATCACGCCGTCCGCAGCGCGCGACGTGCTGGCCGCGGCACCGGGGATCGTCATCCAGGACGATCCGGCCAATGGGGTCTATCCGATGCCGTTGTCGGCGCAGGACACGGACCCGGTCTATGTCGGGCGGCTTCGCCGCGATGACAGCGTGGAGAATGGGCTGATGATGTGGGTGGTGTCCGACAACCTCCGGAAGGGCGCGGCCACGAATGCAGTACAGATTGCCGAAACCTTGATGTAA
- a CDS encoding imidazolonepropionase, with translation MATLITNIASLITVDAAGQRSRTGAAMREIGEIRDGAILFDDTIRWIGTSEDALSLLNDEARLTALGIVVADLEIVDAEGRTVLPGFVDSHTHVVFAGSRATEFARRLQGVSYQEIAAEGGGILATVNAVRDASVEDLVHVGEGLVHSAMEHGTTTMEIKSGYGLTLDSELRQLEAVAILNDTMAPRIMATFMGAHDVPPEYRDRREAYVDHIIDDMLPRVAEQGIAQFCDAFVDTGYFTNDDGRRIAAAAKAHGLIPKIHADELSAFGAAEMAAESGAISADHLLFASEAGIESMKKHGTVATLLPGTAYTLRLPYAPARRMIDAGAVVALATDCNPGSCFCENMQQIISLACMNMGMSIEEAITASTLHGAAALGVAEYVGSLEVGKMADIVMYDVAGYADLVYHFGTNKVVSVWIEGEEQ, from the coding sequence ATGGCTACGCTCATCACGAACATCGCATCACTCATCACGGTTGATGCTGCAGGCCAACGCTCGCGGACGGGTGCCGCGATGAGGGAGATCGGCGAGATCCGTGATGGCGCGATCCTGTTCGACGATACGATCCGCTGGATCGGAACCTCGGAAGACGCATTGTCGTTGCTCAACGACGAAGCTCGGCTCACGGCCCTCGGCATCGTCGTCGCAGATCTCGAAATCGTCGACGCGGAAGGACGCACCGTCCTGCCCGGCTTCGTCGATTCGCATACGCACGTCGTCTTCGCAGGCTCGCGTGCCACCGAGTTCGCACGCCGTCTCCAGGGCGTCTCCTATCAGGAGATCGCGGCCGAAGGCGGGGGAATCCTGGCCACGGTGAATGCCGTCCGCGACGCATCGGTGGAAGATCTTGTCCACGTAGGCGAAGGACTCGTCCATTCGGCCATGGAGCATGGCACGACGACGATGGAGATCAAGAGCGGCTATGGCCTGACGCTCGACAGCGAGCTGCGCCAGCTCGAAGCCGTGGCGATCCTGAACGATACGATGGCACCGCGTATCATGGCCACGTTCATGGGCGCCCACGACGTCCCGCCGGAATACCGTGATCGCCGCGAAGCGTACGTCGATCATATCATCGACGACATGCTGCCGCGCGTCGCCGAACAGGGCATCGCGCAGTTCTGCGATGCCTTCGTCGATACCGGATACTTCACCAATGACGATGGCCGTCGGATCGCCGCCGCCGCGAAGGCTCACGGACTGATACCGAAGATCCATGCCGACGAACTCTCCGCCTTCGGTGCGGCCGAGATGGCTGCGGAAAGCGGAGCGATATCGGCCGACCATCTGCTTTTCGCGAGCGAAGCCGGCATCGAGTCGATGAAGAAGCATGGTACGGTGGCCACACTGTTGCCAGGTACTGCCTATACCCTCAGACTCCCGTATGCCCCCGCCCGCCGGATGATCGATGCCGGAGCCGTCGTGGCGCTTGCCACGGACTGCAATCCGGGCTCGTGTTTCTGCGAGAACATGCAGCAGATCATCTCCCTTGCATGCATGAACATGGGCATGAGCATCGAAGAGGCCATCACGGCATCCACGCTGCACGGTGCCGCCGCTCTCGGTGTGGCCGAATACGTCGGCTCGCTCGAAGTCGGCAAGATGGCCGATATTGTGATGTACGACGTCGCCGGCTATGCCGATCTCGTCTATCACTTCGGTACGAACAAGGTAGTGTCCGTATGGATCGAAGGCGAGGAACAGTAA
- a CDS encoding 4,5-DOPA dioxygenase extradiol (seems to be involved in biofilm formation; in asymptomatic bacteriuria E. coli strains 83972 and VR50, the ygiD gene is upregulated during biofilm formation in urine), which translates to MTDATAVVRALADGPASPAMPVLFVGHGNPMNAIEDNEFSRTWRKVGSNLPIPRAILCVSAHWETAGTYVTAMERPRTIHDFGGFPDELFAVQYPAPGSPAIAEETRQTLTGHTILLDHEWGLDHGAWSVLVRMFPGANVPVLQLSLDVGMRPDQHAALAAMLGTLRDRGVLILGSGNIVHNLRRARWGEGKPYDWAIEFDQTSKDLIEKNDLASLANYPSLGAAAQLSIPTNEHYLPMLYALALRRKADKLTFFNESLDLGSISMRSFMLA; encoded by the coding sequence ATGACGGATGCAACTGCCGTCGTTCGTGCACTGGCGGACGGCCCCGCGTCGCCCGCAATGCCCGTCCTGTTCGTAGGACACGGTAATCCCATGAATGCCATCGAGGACAACGAGTTCTCCCGCACGTGGCGGAAGGTGGGCAGCAATCTGCCCATACCGAGAGCCATCCTGTGCGTGAGCGCACATTGGGAAACGGCCGGTACCTACGTCACCGCCATGGAGCGTCCGCGTACCATCCATGACTTCGGCGGCTTCCCGGACGAGCTGTTCGCAGTACAGTATCCCGCACCGGGATCGCCGGCAATAGCCGAGGAAACCAGACAGACGCTGACGGGCCATACCATCCTGCTCGATCATGAATGGGGGCTGGACCATGGCGCATGGAGCGTCCTCGTCCGCATGTTCCCGGGTGCCAACGTCCCCGTCCTCCAGTTGAGCCTCGACGTCGGTATGCGTCCCGACCAGCATGCCGCCCTCGCCGCCATGCTCGGTACCCTGCGCGACAGGGGAGTCCTGATCCTCGGCAGCGGAAACATCGTCCACAACCTGCGCCGTGCCCGCTGGGGCGAGGGCAAGCCGTACGACTGGGCCATCGAGTTCGATCAGACGTCGAAGGACCTCATCGAGAAGAACGATCTTGCCTCCCTCGCGAACTATCCTTCGCTCGGTGCCGCCGCCCAGCTGTCCATCCCCACGAACGAGCACTACCTGCCCATGCTCTATGCGCTCGCATTGCGACGCAAGGCGGACAAGCTGACGTTCTTCAATGAATCGCTCGATCTGGGCAGCATCAGCATGCGCTCGTTCATGTTGGCGTGA
- a CDS encoding cysteine--tRNA ligase, translated as MQIHLYNTLSRSIEPFSPLHADHIRMYSCGPTVYNVAHIGNMRSFLSADIIQRTLRMAGGYDVRWVMNITDIDDKTIRDSAIGSARWTEAMGPQTDDARANLRLFTEYYEREFLADISALGIRKEHFFANPRATDFIDHMQGLIRDIVGAGYGYVSDGSVYFNVNAYRKGHPYGRLFSIDAEHFREGVRIDADEYDRESVSDFVLWKGRKGGEPYWDFDIDGASLPGRPGWHIECSAMSKELLGLPLDIHTGGVDLRFPHHEDELAQCTAGYHVPEQARFWCHNEFLEVEGKKMSKSLGNFFTLRDLMAQGLDALDIRFAMLSSHYRSVYNFTFDGLRAAGVARRKVQDYVWDLLERSAVDGKPSGDHPGEELRTRFFTELVQDVHTPKALAELFSFINAWPAATVQPQDAAAIIETLKTINGIFDVWVFSPRPVVVVPDDVRSVADERWAARTARDWAEADRLRGVLGELGWTMLDGKDGYSLERLS; from the coding sequence ATGCAGATACATCTATACAATACCCTTAGCCGCTCCATAGAGCCCTTCAGTCCGCTTCACGCCGATCATATCCGAATGTATTCCTGCGGACCGACCGTCTACAATGTGGCTCATATCGGAAACATGCGTTCGTTCCTCTCCGCCGACATCATCCAGCGTACGCTGCGTATGGCGGGTGGGTACGACGTCCGGTGGGTGATGAACATCACGGATATCGACGACAAGACGATCCGCGACAGCGCCATCGGTTCGGCACGCTGGACCGAGGCCATGGGGCCGCAGACGGACGATGCTCGTGCCAATCTGCGTCTGTTCACCGAGTATTACGAACGCGAGTTCCTCGCCGACATCTCCGCACTCGGTATCCGGAAGGAACACTTCTTCGCCAATCCCAGAGCTACGGACTTCATCGATCACATGCAGGGCCTGATCCGCGATATCGTCGGAGCAGGCTATGGCTACGTCAGCGACGGCTCTGTCTATTTCAACGTGAACGCCTACAGGAAGGGTCATCCGTACGGAAGACTGTTCTCGATCGACGCCGAGCATTTCCGCGAAGGCGTGCGTATCGACGCCGACGAATACGACCGTGAATCGGTGAGCGACTTCGTTCTCTGGAAGGGGCGCAAGGGCGGCGAGCCGTACTGGGACTTCGACATCGACGGCGCATCGCTTCCGGGGCGTCCGGGCTGGCACATCGAGTGCTCGGCCATGTCGAAGGAACTGCTGGGCCTTCCCCTGGACATACACACGGGGGGCGTGGATCTGCGCTTCCCCCATCACGAAGACGAACTGGCCCAGTGCACGGCAGGATATCACGTTCCCGAACAGGCGCGCTTCTGGTGCCATAACGAGTTCCTCGAGGTCGAAGGGAAGAAGATGAGCAAGTCGCTCGGCAACTTCTTCACGCTGAGGGATCTGATGGCGCAAGGACTCGATGCGCTCGACATCCGCTTCGCCATGCTGAGTTCGCATTACAGGTCCGTTTATAATTTCACGTTCGATGGTCTGCGGGCCGCCGGTGTGGCGCGCAGGAAGGTGCAGGACTACGTCTGGGACCTTCTCGAACGCAGTGCGGTCGACGGCAAGCCGTCCGGCGATCATCCGGGAGAGGAGCTGCGAACGCGGTTCTTCACGGAGCTCGTCCAGGACGTCCATACGCCGAAGGCCCTCGCAGAGCTCTTCTCCTTCATCAACGCGTGGCCTGCCGCCACCGTTCAGCCACAGGATGCGGCTGCCATCATCGAAACGCTGAAGACCATCAACGGCATCTTCGACGTATGGGTCTTCTCGCCTCGTCCCGTCGTCGTCGTTCCCGATGACGTGCGTTCCGTCGCCGACGAACGTTGGGCTGCGCGTACCGCACGCGATTGGGCCGAAGCCGATCGCCTGCGCGGTGTGCTCGGGGAACTGGGATGGACGATGCTCGACGGCAAGGACGGCTACAGTCTCGAACGTCTGTCATGA
- a CDS encoding ribulose-phosphate 3-epimerase yields the protein MTSSHPIRIAPSLLSADFARLADDVRRCEEGGADILHVDVMDGHFVPNITIGPLVVRALKPVTSLPMDCHLMITNPDDYIEDFAAAGASWISVHAEVAHHLHRTLTRIRELGCRPGVVLNPVTPIETAMAAAGEADFILLMSVNPGFGGQSFIPSFLSRCERLRTWLDNNGLSSVEIEVDGGVKIDNVRSVVDAGANIIVSGSGLFGGDLSANIRTMRAAAER from the coding sequence ATGACATCATCGCATCCCATCCGTATCGCACCATCGCTTCTTTCCGCCGACTTCGCCAGGCTGGCCGACGACGTCCGTCGCTGCGAAGAAGGCGGTGCGGACATCCTGCACGTCGACGTCATGGACGGCCATTTCGTACCGAACATCACCATCGGCCCCCTCGTCGTACGCGCCCTGAAGCCCGTCACCTCGCTGCCGATGGACTGCCATCTCATGATCACCAATCCCGACGACTACATCGAGGATTTCGCGGCTGCAGGGGCGTCGTGGATCAGCGTCCATGCCGAAGTCGCCCATCATCTCCATCGTACGCTCACACGCATCCGTGAGCTCGGATGCAGACCCGGAGTCGTCCTCAATCCCGTCACGCCGATCGAGACGGCAATGGCAGCGGCCGGCGAGGCGGACTTCATCCTGCTCATGAGCGTGAATCCCGGATTCGGCGGACAATCCTTCATTCCGTCCTTCCTCTCCCGTTGCGAACGTCTTCGCACATGGCTGGACAACAACGGACTCTCTTCCGTCGAGATCGAAGTCGACGGCGGCGTGAAGATCGACAACGTGCGAAGCGTCGTCGACGCCGGAGCCAACATCATCGTCAGCGGCAGTGGATTGTTCGGCGGCGATCTTTCGGCCAACATCCGTACGATGCGGGCTGCTGCAGAACGCTGA
- a CDS encoding tryptophan--tRNA ligase yields the protein METAQQQRKVILSGMQPSGELTIGHIAGALRNWARLQEEFDSLFCIVDQHAITVRQEPAKLRRRTLDLAAMYQAGGVDPDRSMIFVQSHVAEHSQLMWVLTCLTGYGECSRMTQFKDKSAQHSDNVNVGLFTYPVLMAADILLYNADLVPVGQDQKQHLELARNLAERFNHHYSPTFTVPEPYIPEVGGRIMSLQEPTRKMSKSDPNEKASIFLTDTDDEIRNKIKRAVTDSGTEIRYDEATGPGISNLMSLYHIATGRTFAEIEREFAGSTGYAPFKEAVGEAVAAYVRPIRERFMALRADEEALRTVLRRGAEHARERARKTLRKVYKKTGFVEL from the coding sequence ATGGAAACGGCACAACAACAGCGCAAGGTCATTCTCTCCGGTATGCAACCATCCGGTGAGCTCACGATAGGACATATCGCCGGAGCGCTGCGGAACTGGGCACGGTTGCAGGAAGAATTCGATTCGCTGTTCTGCATCGTGGACCAGCACGCCATCACCGTCCGCCAGGAGCCGGCCAAGCTGCGCAGGCGTACGCTCGATCTCGCTGCCATGTATCAGGCCGGTGGAGTCGATCCCGATCGTAGCATGATCTTCGTCCAGAGCCACGTCGCCGAACACTCGCAGCTGATGTGGGTGCTCACGTGCCTTACGGGCTACGGAGAATGCTCGCGGATGACGCAGTTCAAGGACAAGAGCGCCCAGCATTCCGATAACGTCAACGTCGGTCTCTTCACCTATCCGGTCCTGATGGCCGCTGACATCCTGCTCTACAACGCCGATCTCGTGCCGGTAGGACAGGATCAGAAGCAGCATCTCGAACTCGCACGCAATCTGGCCGAGCGTTTCAACCATCACTACTCGCCCACGTTCACCGTGCCCGAGCCGTACATTCCCGAAGTGGGTGGACGTATCATGTCGCTGCAGGAGCCCACGCGCAAGATGTCGAAGTCCGATCCCAACGAGAAGGCGTCGATCTTCCTCACGGACACCGACGACGAGATCCGGAACAAGATCAAACGCGCCGTGACGGATTCCGGCACCGAGATCCGCTACGACGAAGCGACCGGCCCGGGCATCTCCAATCTCATGTCGCTCTATCACATCGCCACGGGCAGGACGTTCGCCGAGATCGAGCGGGAGTTCGCGGGATCGACGGGATATGCTCCCTTCAAGGAAGCCGTCGGTGAGGCCGTGGCAGCCTACGTGCGTCCCATCCGCGAGCGGTTCATGGCCCTGCGGGCCGACGAGGAAGCCCTGCGGACCGTGCTGCGCCGTGGCGCCGAACATGCCCGCGAACGCGCACGCAAGACTCTCCGCAAGGTCTACAAGAAAACGGGCTTCGTGGAGCTGTAG
- a CDS encoding FmdB family transcriptional regulator: MPTYDYHCATCGKDFEVIQSMKDEPLTHCPPDECPLADKGKGNVERRFSAGGGVIYKGGGFYLTDYVRKGKDSSSSSGSDS, from the coding sequence ATGCCAACCTACGACTATCATTGCGCCACGTGCGGTAAGGATTTCGAGGTCATCCAGTCGATGAAGGACGAGCCGCTGACGCATTGTCCTCCCGACGAATGTCCCCTGGCCGACAAGGGCAAGGGGAACGTGGAGCGTCGGTTCTCCGCCGGTGGAGGAGTGATCTACAAGGGTGGAGGATTCTACCTGACCGATTATGTCCGCAAGGGCAAGGATTCTTCCTCAAGTAGCGGCTCCGATTCATGA
- a CDS encoding magnesium chelatase — protein sequence MNPATIGELRASGWAGGSVKEELRRNVIQRLRDRKPVFNGIIGFDDTVIPQIVNAILGGHDILLLGLRGQAKTRIARQLIHLLDERIPIVRGSELHDHPYHPVSHHAVTMVAEMGDDTPIEWIGREERYGEKLATPDVSVADLIGDIDPIKAATQRLHYAHEGAIHFGIVPRSNRGIFVINELPDLQPRIQVALFNILQERDIQIRGFNVRLPMDILMVFTANPEDYTNRGSIITPLKDRIQSQILTHYPRSIDEGMIITAQESWLERSDLRLVLPSFLRQIVESVAMLARTSEFVDQSSGVSARLTIATMENVVSNAERRSYMTGEDVIAPRLCDLTRALPGITGKVELVFEGEQEGPQKVAHALIGKAVREVFRMYFPDPNVRRSRKQQGQQEDPYAPIVRWFEQGNHVDLDDTMPVDEFYGVLVQVPTLARLTAATLGIDPADTVRMATAMEFVLDALHQHSKIAKDDTDNGPSYRDLVGSIFTPGNMDDDEDL from the coding sequence ATGAACCCAGCAACGATCGGCGAGCTCAGGGCCTCGGGATGGGCAGGCGGCTCCGTCAAGGAAGAACTCCGACGCAACGTGATCCAGCGCCTGCGTGATCGCAAGCCCGTCTTCAACGGCATCATCGGATTCGACGATACCGTGATACCCCAGATCGTGAACGCCATCCTGGGTGGACACGACATTCTTCTGCTCGGCCTGCGGGGTCAGGCAAAGACACGCATCGCCCGCCAGCTCATCCATCTGCTCGACGAACGGATCCCGATCGTCAGAGGGTCGGAACTCCACGACCATCCCTACCATCCCGTATCCCATCATGCCGTGACGATGGTCGCAGAGATGGGCGACGATACTCCGATCGAATGGATCGGACGCGAGGAACGCTACGGCGAGAAGCTCGCCACACCCGACGTGAGCGTGGCCGACCTCATCGGCGACATCGACCCCATCAAGGCCGCGACGCAACGTCTGCACTACGCTCACGAAGGTGCCATCCACTTCGGCATCGTCCCGCGCTCCAATCGCGGCATCTTCGTGATCAACGAACTGCCCGATCTCCAGCCCCGCATCCAGGTCGCACTCTTCAACATCCTCCAGGAACGCGACATCCAGATACGCGGCTTCAACGTCCGCCTGCCGATGGACATCCTGATGGTGTTCACGGCCAATCCCGAAGACTACACGAACCGCGGCTCCATCATCACGCCGCTGAAGGATCGCATCCAGTCGCAGATCCTGACGCATTATCCGCGTTCCATCGACGAAGGTATGATCATCACGGCACAGGAGTCGTGGCTCGAACGTTCGGACCTGCGGCTCGTCCTGCCGTCCTTCCTCAGACAGATCGTGGAGAGCGTGGCCATGCTCGCACGCACGAGCGAATTCGTGGATCAGAGCAGCGGCGTCAGCGCCCGCCTCACCATCGCCACGATGGAGAACGTCGTCTCCAATGCCGAACGCCGCTCCTACATGACGGGCGAGGACGTGATCGCTCCCCGTCTGTGCGATCTCACCCGCGCCCTTCCCGGCATCACCGGCAAGGTCGAACTCGTCTTCGAGGGCGAACAGGAAGGCCCGCAGAAGGTCGCACACGCTCTCATCGGCAAGGCCGTACGCGAGGTGTTCAGGATGTACTTCCCCGATCCGAACGTGAGACGCTCGCGGAAGCAGCAGGGACAGCAGGAAGATCCGTACGCGCCCATCGTCCGGTGGTTCGAACAGGGCAACCATGTCGATCTCGACGATACCATGCCGGTCGACGAATTCTACGGCGTGCTGGTCCAGGTGCCGACACTGGCGAGGCTGACGGCTGCGACGCTCGGGATCGATCCCGCCGATACGGTCAGGATGGCCACGGCGATGGAGTTCGTGCTCGATGCCCTGCATCAGCACTCCAAGATCGCCAAGGACGATACGGACAACGGTCCGTCATATCGCGATCTCGTCGGGTCGATCTTCACGCCCGGCAACATGGACGACGACGAAGATCTGTAG
- a CDS encoding riboflavin synthase subunit alpha yields MFTGLIEEIGTIDHTAPEGDGVRFTITARDVMDDLAVDHSISVNGVCLTVTQRSATSFDVTAVAETLRKTTTGHLAKGDKVNLERAVRLNDRLGGHLVQGHVDATGIVDDIIVNETGREIWVRFPAAYRKWLIPVGSICIDGISLTVAALEDERCKVAIIPHTLTHTTIGERRIGDIVNLEFDMIAKYIDNLTNHA; encoded by the coding sequence GTGTTCACGGGACTCATCGAAGAAATCGGCACCATCGACCACACGGCACCCGAAGGTGACGGCGTACGGTTCACCATCACTGCACGGGACGTCATGGATGACCTGGCCGTCGACCACTCCATCTCCGTCAACGGCGTCTGCCTTACCGTCACGCAACGCTCGGCCACGAGCTTCGACGTCACGGCCGTCGCCGAAACCCTGCGGAAGACGACGACAGGCCATCTCGCCAAGGGCGACAAGGTCAACCTCGAACGTGCCGTACGCCTGAACGACAGGCTCGGAGGACATCTCGTCCAGGGCCACGTGGATGCCACGGGCATCGTGGACGACATCATCGTCAACGAAACCGGACGCGAGATCTGGGTGCGATTTCCCGCCGCCTATCGCAAGTGGCTCATTCCCGTCGGCTCGATCTGCATCGACGGCATCAGTCTCACGGTGGCCGCTCTCGAGGACGAACGCTGCAAGGTGGCCATCATTCCCCATACGCTGACGCATACGACGATCGGAGAACGAAGGATCGGCGATATCGTCAATCTCGAATTCGATATGATCGCCAAGTACATCGACAATCTCACGAATCACGCCTAG